In the Acidovorax sp. A79 genome, one interval contains:
- a CDS encoding response regulator transcription factor gives MRLLLVEDDVMVASGIKLGLTDAGYAVDWVGSGERAEEVLRTESFDAAIIDIGLPAMDGLELTRRLRRPDMISPAMPVLILTARDALHDRVQGLDLGADDYMVKPFELPELLARLRALLRRSQAATTAVLSFGPLELDTAGRRASIRTGEGEQVIELGPREWTVLEYLLINAPKPASKDKLLQALTGWDKEITPNAVEVYVSRLRGKLEPHGVALRSIRGFGYRLELQAA, from the coding sequence ATGCGCCTGCTGTTGGTTGAAGACGATGTCATGGTGGCCAGCGGCATCAAGTTGGGCCTGACCGACGCCGGATACGCCGTGGATTGGGTCGGCAGCGGGGAGCGCGCCGAAGAGGTGCTGCGCACGGAGTCTTTCGACGCGGCCATCATCGACATCGGCCTGCCCGCCATGGATGGGCTGGAGCTCACCCGCCGCCTGCGCCGTCCCGACATGATCAGCCCCGCCATGCCCGTGCTGATCCTGACCGCGCGCGATGCCCTGCATGACCGCGTGCAGGGGCTGGACCTGGGGGCGGACGACTACATGGTCAAGCCCTTCGAGCTGCCCGAGCTGCTGGCCCGCCTGCGGGCCCTGCTGCGCCGCTCGCAGGCCGCCACGACTGCGGTGCTCAGCTTCGGGCCGCTGGAGCTGGACACGGCAGGCCGCCGCGCGAGCATCCGCACCGGCGAAGGGGAGCAGGTGATCGAACTGGGTCCCCGTGAATGGACCGTGCTCGAATACCTGCTCATCAACGCCCCCAAGCCTGCGAGCAAGGACAAGCTCCTGCAGGCCCTGACGGGGTGGGACAAGGAGATCACACCCAATGCGGTGGAGGTCTACGTCTCGCGCCTGCGCGGCAAGCTCGAGCCGCATGGCGTGGCGCTGCGCTCGATCCGCGGGTTCGGCTACCGTCTGGAACTCCAGGCCGCCTGA
- the slmA gene encoding nucleoid occlusion factor SlmA, translated as MSELSPLPEPASTDDAGDTPAARKRPKPGERRVQILQALAAMLEQPGAERITTAALAARLSVSEAALYRHFASKAQMFEGLIDFIEQSVFTLVQQITGREVPDPAQPPDVGQRQAARIVAVLLQFGERNPGMVRVMVGDALVFEHERLQQRMNQFFDRIESTLRQCLRPAAAGSATPTVDAQVAASVLTAFAVGRLQRYARSGFKRPPSEHLEASLALIL; from the coding sequence ATGTCCGAACTTTCTCCCCTTCCAGAGCCCGCCAGTACCGACGACGCGGGTGACACGCCGGCCGCGCGCAAGCGGCCCAAGCCGGGCGAGCGCCGCGTGCAGATCCTGCAGGCGCTCGCGGCCATGCTGGAGCAGCCGGGCGCGGAGCGCATCACCACCGCCGCGCTGGCGGCGCGCCTGTCGGTGAGCGAGGCGGCGCTGTACCGCCACTTCGCGAGCAAGGCGCAGATGTTCGAGGGGCTGATCGACTTCATCGAGCAGTCCGTGTTCACCCTCGTGCAGCAGATCACCGGCCGCGAGGTGCCCGACCCCGCCCAGCCGCCCGACGTGGGCCAGCGGCAGGCGGCGCGCATCGTGGCCGTGCTGCTGCAGTTTGGCGAGCGCAACCCCGGCATGGTGCGGGTGATGGTGGGCGATGCCCTGGTGTTCGAGCACGAGCGCCTGCAGCAGCGCATGAACCAGTTCTTTGACCGCATCGAGTCCACCCTGCGCCAGTGCCTGCGCCCGGCCGCGGCGGGCTCCGCGACGCCCACGGTCGATGCCCAGGTGGCGGCCAGCGTGCTCACGGCGTTTGCGGTGGGGCGCCTGCAGCGCTATGCGCGCTCGGGTTTCAAGCGCCCGCCTTCCGAGCACCTGGAAGCCAGCCTCGCGCTGATCCTCTAG
- a CDS encoding TetR/AcrR family transcriptional regulator produces MSATSSSSQVTRIPRARSGTGRALQKGQQTKAAIVEAALGLATHIGLEGLSIGALADVTGMSKSGVFAHFGSREELQISVIREYHTRFEQEVFYPAMSAPRGVARLSAMFDNWMKRTSIEIDSGCIYISGAVEFDDRTGPVRDALASSVLTWHAAMRRAIEQCKGLAELRADTNAEQMLFEIHGLILALHYEARFLQTPGSMGRAVQGFHNILARYSADTPAAAAPATPAAAKRRKVSNQTTTSKE; encoded by the coding sequence ATGTCCGCCACCTCTTCATCCAGCCAGGTCACCCGCATCCCGCGCGCCCGCAGCGGTACCGGCCGCGCCCTGCAAAAGGGCCAGCAAACCAAGGCGGCCATTGTCGAGGCGGCGCTGGGCCTGGCCACGCACATCGGGCTGGAAGGCCTGTCCATCGGGGCGCTGGCCGATGTCACGGGCATGAGCAAGTCGGGCGTGTTCGCCCACTTCGGCTCGCGCGAAGAGCTGCAGATCTCCGTCATCCGCGAATACCACACCCGCTTCGAGCAGGAGGTGTTCTACCCCGCGATGTCCGCGCCGCGCGGCGTGGCGCGCCTGTCGGCCATGTTCGACAACTGGATGAAGCGCACCTCCATCGAAATCGACTCGGGCTGCATCTACATCAGCGGCGCGGTCGAGTTCGACGACCGCACCGGCCCCGTGCGCGACGCGCTGGCCAGCTCGGTGCTGACATGGCACGCCGCCATGCGCCGCGCCATCGAGCAGTGCAAGGGCCTCGCAGAGCTGCGCGCGGACACCAATGCCGAGCAGATGCTGTTCGAGATCCACGGCCTCATCCTCGCGCTGCATTACGAAGCGCGCTTCCTGCAGACCCCCGGCTCCATGGGCCGGGCCGTGCAGGGCTTTCACAACATCCTGGCGCGCTACAGCGCCGACACGCCGGCCGCCGCCGCGCCAGCCACCCCTGCTGCCGCCAAGCGCCGCAAAGTTTCCAACCAAACCACCACCTCCAAGGAGTAA
- the argB gene encoding acetylglutamate kinase: MTDLLSIAPRDKAEILAQALPYIRKFHGKTMVIKYGGNAMTDPALQADFAEDVVLLKLVGMNPVVVHGGGPQIETALNRLGKKGEFIQGMRVTDAETMEVVEWVLAGEVQQDIVGLINQAGGKAVGLTGRDGGMIRAQKLKMVDNKNPSIEHDVGQVGDIVAIDPSVVKALQDDAFIPVISPIGFGENNESYNINADVVASKLATVLQAEKLMLLTNTPGVLDKAGNLLTDLTAREIDALFADGTISGGMLPKIAGALDAAKAGVHAVHIIDGRVPHAMLLEILTDQAYGTMIRSH, translated from the coding sequence ATGACCGACCTTCTTTCGATTGCTCCGCGCGACAAGGCTGAAATCCTGGCCCAGGCGCTGCCCTACATCCGCAAGTTCCATGGCAAGACCATGGTCATCAAATACGGTGGCAACGCCATGACGGACCCTGCGCTGCAGGCCGACTTTGCCGAAGACGTGGTGCTGCTCAAGCTCGTGGGGATGAACCCCGTGGTGGTCCACGGCGGAGGCCCGCAGATCGAGACGGCCCTGAACCGCCTGGGCAAGAAGGGCGAGTTCATCCAGGGCATGCGCGTGACGGACGCCGAGACCATGGAAGTGGTCGAGTGGGTGCTGGCCGGCGAGGTGCAGCAGGACATCGTGGGCCTGATCAACCAGGCCGGCGGCAAGGCCGTGGGGCTCACGGGCCGCGACGGCGGCATGATCCGCGCGCAGAAGCTCAAGATGGTGGACAACAAGAACCCGAGCATCGAGCACGACGTGGGCCAGGTGGGGGACATCGTGGCCATCGACCCGAGCGTGGTCAAGGCGCTGCAGGACGATGCCTTCATCCCCGTCATCAGCCCCATCGGCTTCGGCGAAAACAACGAGAGCTACAACATCAACGCCGACGTGGTGGCCAGCAAGCTGGCCACGGTGCTGCAAGCTGAAAAACTCATGCTCCTGACCAACACGCCCGGCGTGCTGGACAAGGCGGGCAACCTGCTCACCGACCTCACGGCCCGCGAGATCGACGCGTTGTTCGCCGATGGCACCATCTCCGGCGGCATGCTGCCCAAGATCGCGGGCGCGCTCGATGCCGCCAAGGCCGGCGTGCACGCCGTGCACATCATCGATGGCCGTGTGCCGCATGCCATGCTGCTCGAAATCCTGACCGACCAGGCCTACGGGACCATGATCCGCTCGCATTGA
- a CDS encoding 3-hydroxyacyl-CoA dehydrogenase NAD-binding domain-containing protein, which produces MSRFQVKKVAVLGAGVMGAQIAAHLVNVKVPVVLFDLPAKEGPKNGIVTKAVEGLKKLKPSPLGVADDAALIQQANYEEHMHLLKECDLVIEAIAERMDWKLDLYTKIAPHVAKHAILASNTSGLSITKLSEVLPESIKPRFCGIHFFNPPRYMTLVELINTPTTQPEVLDQLEAFVTSGLGKGVVRAHDTPNFVANRVGIAGMLATMKEVENFGLTYDVVDDLTGKKLGRASSGTFRTADVVGLDTMAHVIKTLQDNLSIETDPFYESFGTPAVLKKLLELGNLGQKAKAGFFKKVGRDVMRFELDSEEYVPAGQKADEVYARMLKKPAAERLRLLRNAEGAPGQFLWAILRNGFHYAAVHLGTIADNARDVDQAMRWGFGMKQGPFELWQEAGWLDVAKMIQEDIDAGKALCKAPLPEWVFKGPVAEAGGVHTAQGSWSASQNKFVPRRQLPVYERQIFPETLLGETNLPDWRTAGTTIAESKALRTWTLDGQVLIASIKNKMHAISPEVMEALTEAVELAEAEYQGMVIWSGDAPFSVGADLEATMPAFMVGGADAVESIEQELQNLMMRIRYAQVPVVAAIHGMALGGGCELAVYSAKRVAHMESYIGLVEVGVGLVPGAGGLTYIARRAAENMAASTGKDILPFLTEGFTAAAMAKVGTSALESRKLGYLLESDIIVPHKDELLFVAINEAKSMAASGWRAPHKRLFPVAGRSGLATIKAQLVNMRDGGFISAYDFKVSTMIAEVVCGGDVDAGAMVSEEYLLTLERKAFCHLIAQPKTHERILGMLSTGKPVRN; this is translated from the coding sequence ATGTCCCGATTTCAAGTGAAGAAAGTCGCCGTGCTCGGCGCAGGCGTGATGGGCGCGCAGATTGCCGCCCACCTCGTCAACGTGAAGGTGCCCGTGGTGCTGTTCGACCTGCCCGCCAAGGAAGGCCCGAAGAACGGCATCGTCACCAAGGCCGTCGAAGGCCTCAAGAAGCTCAAGCCCTCGCCCCTGGGCGTGGCCGACGACGCGGCGCTGATCCAGCAGGCCAACTACGAAGAGCACATGCACCTGCTCAAGGAATGCGACCTCGTGATCGAGGCCATTGCCGAGCGCATGGACTGGAAGCTCGACCTGTACACGAAGATCGCGCCCCACGTGGCCAAGCACGCCATCCTGGCGTCCAACACCTCGGGCCTGTCGATCACCAAGCTCTCCGAAGTGCTGCCCGAGAGCATCAAGCCGCGTTTCTGCGGCATCCACTTCTTCAACCCACCGCGCTACATGACGCTGGTGGAGCTGATCAACACCCCCACCACCCAGCCTGAAGTGCTCGACCAGCTTGAAGCCTTCGTCACCAGCGGCCTGGGCAAGGGCGTGGTGCGCGCGCACGACACCCCCAACTTCGTCGCCAACCGCGTGGGCATCGCCGGCATGCTGGCCACCATGAAGGAGGTGGAGAACTTCGGCCTGACCTATGACGTGGTGGACGACCTCACGGGCAAGAAGCTCGGCCGCGCATCGAGCGGCACCTTCCGTACCGCCGATGTGGTGGGCCTGGACACCATGGCCCACGTGATCAAGACGCTGCAGGACAACCTGAGCATCGAGACCGATCCGTTCTACGAAAGCTTTGGCACGCCCGCGGTGCTGAAGAAGCTGCTGGAGCTGGGCAACCTGGGCCAGAAGGCCAAGGCCGGTTTCTTCAAGAAGGTCGGCCGCGACGTGATGCGCTTCGAGCTGGACAGCGAAGAGTACGTGCCCGCCGGCCAGAAGGCCGACGAGGTGTATGCCCGCATGCTCAAGAAGCCCGCCGCCGAGCGCCTGCGCCTGCTGCGCAACGCCGAAGGCGCGCCCGGCCAGTTCCTCTGGGCCATCCTGCGCAACGGCTTCCACTACGCCGCCGTGCACCTGGGCACCATCGCCGACAACGCGCGCGACGTGGACCAGGCCATGCGCTGGGGCTTCGGCATGAAGCAGGGCCCCTTCGAGCTGTGGCAGGAAGCCGGCTGGCTCGACGTGGCGAAGATGATCCAGGAAGACATCGACGCCGGCAAGGCGCTGTGCAAGGCGCCGCTGCCCGAGTGGGTCTTCAAGGGCCCCGTGGCCGAAGCCGGTGGCGTGCACACCGCGCAAGGCTCGTGGAGCGCATCGCAGAACAAGTTCGTGCCCCGCCGCCAGCTGCCCGTGTACGAACGCCAGATTTTCCCCGAGACGCTGCTGGGCGAGACCAACCTGCCCGACTGGCGCACCGCCGGCACGACCATTGCAGAGTCCAAAGCCCTGCGCACCTGGACGCTGGATGGCCAGGTACTCATCGCCAGCATCAAGAACAAGATGCACGCCATCAGCCCTGAAGTGATGGAAGCCCTGACCGAAGCCGTGGAGCTGGCCGAGGCCGAGTACCAGGGCATGGTCATCTGGTCCGGCGACGCCCCGTTCAGCGTGGGCGCCGACCTGGAAGCCACCATGCCGGCCTTCATGGTCGGCGGCGCCGATGCGGTCGAAAGCATCGAGCAGGAACTGCAGAACCTGATGATGCGCATCCGCTACGCGCAGGTGCCCGTCGTCGCGGCCATCCACGGCATGGCGCTGGGCGGCGGCTGCGAGCTGGCGGTGTACTCCGCCAAGCGCGTGGCCCACATGGAAAGCTACATCGGCCTGGTCGAAGTCGGCGTGGGCCTGGTGCCCGGCGCGGGCGGCCTGACCTACATCGCCCGCCGCGCGGCCGAGAACATGGCGGCATCCACCGGCAAGGACATCCTGCCCTTCCTGACCGAAGGCTTCACCGCCGCCGCGATGGCCAAGGTGGGCACCAGCGCGCTCGAATCGCGCAAGCTCGGCTACCTGCTGGAGTCCGACATCATCGTCCCGCACAAGGACGAACTGCTGTTCGTGGCCATCAACGAAGCCAAGTCCATGGCCGCCAGCGGCTGGCGCGCGCCGCACAAGCGCCTGTTCCCCGTGGCGGGCCGCAGCGGCCTGGCCACCATCAAGGCGCAGCTCGTGAACATGCGCGACGGCGGCTTCATCAGCGCCTACGACTTCAAGGTCAGCACCATGATCGCCGAAGTGGTCTGCGGCGGCGATGTGGATGCGGGTGCGATGGTGAGCGAGGAATACCTGCTCACGCTGGAGCGCAAGGCGTTCTGCCACCTGATCGCACAGCCCAAGACGCACGAGCGCATTCTCGGAATGCTCTCCACGGGCAAGCCTGTTCGCAACTGA
- a CDS encoding acyl-CoA dehydrogenase C-terminal domain-containing protein, with amino-acid sequence MPTYTPPLRDMQFVMHEVLKVSDEFKAMPPHAEVDVDTINAVLEEAGKFAAEVTFPLNISGDTEGCVLDKATHEVKPPSGFKDAYAKYVEGGWAALSCDPAYGGQGLPFVLNQCLYEMMNSANQAWTMYPGLSHGAYEALHAHGTDEQKKIYLPKLTSGEWTGTMCLTEPHCGTDLGLLRTKAEPQADGTYKITGNKIFISAGEHDMTANIVHLVLARLPDAPKGSKGISLFVVPKFNVKADGSLGERNPIFCTGLEHKMGIHGNATAQIAIDGAIGTLVGQPNKGLAAMFVMMNAARLGVGNQSLGLTEVAYQNALAYAKDRIQMRSLSGVKAKDKDADPIIVHPDVRKMLLTAKAYAEGGRALQIFCTLLLDKVHSHPDEKVRAESEEMVALLTPIVKAFITDNGHISTNACMQVFGGHGFIKEWGMEQYVRDNRINMIYEGTNTVQSLDLLGRKILGNNGATLKKLGKLIGKLVEEEGVNEKMAEFINPVAMLGDQMTKFTTEIGFKGMQNPDEVGAAAVDYLRVAGHLVFGYLFARMAQVALREIAAGNTDPFYGAKLQTARFYFAKLFPETATLMRTARAGSKVLMDTDLALA; translated from the coding sequence ATGCCTACCTACACGCCGCCCCTGCGCGACATGCAATTCGTCATGCACGAAGTGCTCAAGGTCAGCGATGAATTCAAGGCAATGCCGCCCCACGCCGAGGTGGATGTGGACACCATCAATGCCGTGCTGGAAGAAGCCGGCAAGTTCGCCGCCGAAGTGACCTTCCCGCTCAACATCAGCGGCGATACCGAAGGCTGCGTGCTGGACAAGGCCACGCACGAAGTCAAGCCCCCGTCGGGCTTCAAGGACGCCTACGCCAAGTACGTCGAAGGCGGCTGGGCGGCGCTGTCGTGCGACCCCGCCTATGGCGGCCAGGGTCTGCCCTTCGTGCTGAACCAGTGCCTGTACGAAATGATGAACTCGGCCAACCAGGCGTGGACCATGTACCCCGGCCTGTCGCACGGCGCGTACGAAGCCCTGCACGCCCACGGCACCGACGAGCAAAAGAAGATCTACCTGCCCAAGCTCACCAGCGGCGAGTGGACCGGCACCATGTGCCTGACCGAACCCCATTGCGGCACCGACCTGGGCCTGTTGCGCACCAAGGCCGAACCGCAGGCCGACGGCACCTACAAGATCACCGGCAACAAGATCTTCATCAGCGCCGGCGAGCACGACATGACCGCCAACATCGTGCACCTGGTGCTGGCCCGCCTGCCCGATGCGCCCAAGGGCAGCAAGGGCATCAGCCTCTTCGTCGTGCCCAAGTTCAACGTGAAGGCCGACGGCTCGCTGGGCGAGCGCAACCCGATCTTCTGCACGGGCCTGGAGCACAAGATGGGCATCCACGGCAACGCCACCGCGCAGATCGCCATCGACGGCGCCATCGGCACCCTGGTGGGCCAGCCCAACAAAGGCCTGGCCGCCATGTTCGTGATGATGAACGCTGCCCGCCTGGGCGTGGGCAACCAGTCGCTGGGCCTGACCGAAGTGGCTTACCAGAACGCACTGGCCTACGCCAAGGACCGCATCCAGATGCGCAGCCTGTCGGGCGTGAAGGCCAAGGACAAGGATGCCGACCCCATCATCGTGCACCCCGACGTGCGCAAGATGCTGCTCACCGCCAAGGCGTACGCCGAAGGCGGCCGCGCGCTGCAGATCTTCTGCACGCTGCTGCTGGACAAGGTGCACAGCCACCCCGATGAAAAGGTGCGTGCCGAATCCGAAGAGATGGTGGCGCTGCTCACCCCCATCGTGAAGGCCTTCATCACCGACAACGGCCACATCAGCACCAACGCCTGCATGCAGGTCTTCGGCGGCCACGGCTTCATCAAGGAATGGGGCATGGAGCAGTACGTGCGCGACAACCGCATCAACATGATCTACGAAGGCACGAACACCGTGCAGTCGCTGGACCTGCTGGGCCGCAAGATCCTGGGCAACAACGGCGCCACGCTCAAGAAGCTAGGCAAGCTGATCGGCAAGCTGGTGGAAGAAGAAGGCGTGAACGAGAAGATGGCCGAGTTCATCAACCCCGTCGCGATGTTGGGTGACCAGATGACCAAGTTCACCACCGAAATCGGCTTCAAGGGCATGCAAAACCCCGACGAAGTGGGCGCCGCCGCCGTGGACTACCTGCGCGTGGCCGGCCACCTGGTGTTTGGCTACCTGTTCGCCCGCATGGCCCAGGTTGCGCTGCGTGAGATCGCTGCCGGCAACACCGACCCGTTCTACGGCGCCAAGCTGCAGACCGCGCGTTTCTACTTCGCCAAGCTGTTCCCTGAAACGGCGACGCTGATGCGCACGGCCCGTGCCGGCAGCAAGGTGCTGATGGACACCGATCTGGCCCTGGCCTGA
- a CDS encoding DUF2147 domain-containing protein has translation MYKAVAAIVLVAGALPAWAQMTPEGLWRNIDDKTGEAKAEIRIRDIGGGVLHGALEKRLSKDAKPDDVCDECSDDRKGKPLLGLEIIRGAKKAEGKEVWEGGKILDPENGRNYTLRMTPIDGGKKLEVRGSIGPFGRSQTWIRVQ, from the coding sequence ATGTACAAAGCGGTAGCAGCTATTGTTTTGGTAGCGGGTGCGTTGCCGGCCTGGGCGCAGATGACGCCTGAAGGCCTGTGGCGCAACATCGACGACAAGACCGGCGAGGCCAAGGCGGAGATCCGCATCCGCGACATCGGCGGCGGCGTGCTGCACGGGGCGCTGGAAAAGCGCCTGTCCAAGGACGCCAAGCCCGACGATGTCTGCGACGAATGCTCGGACGACCGCAAGGGCAAGCCCCTCCTGGGGCTGGAGATCATCCGTGGCGCCAAGAAGGCCGAGGGCAAGGAAGTGTGGGAAGGCGGCAAGATCCTCGACCCCGAGAACGGCCGCAACTACACCCTGCGCATGACCCCCATCGACGGCGGCAAGAAGCTCGAAGTGCGGGGCTCCATCGGCCCCTTCGGCCGCTCGCAGACCTGGATCCGCGTCCAGTAA
- a CDS encoding sensor histidine kinase, with protein MTSDLRNRLLLLLVLPLCLLALAGVWLDYRSADEAAGRHDQRLLRLLPALADSVLAPAIRDNEPPLLLLAPPVEDFLRQNAGFAGYSVRDASGRLLLGDDWVHSAVPTTQAPEFHSVEFGGVTYRVAVQRGRTGAGELVVALADGSDPRQQWAQQLLLRVLLPNLVLVAAAALAIHWAVGRAFKPLVDLAEAVEHRSPRDLSPIDEASSPAEVRPLVHSLNRLFALVNAQAEGQRRFVADAAHQLRTPLAGLQAQVEAWAMMAKAAGPRVSLPDFDRQMPLAQDGQAKGAIVLGVDQIEKLRNATRRTSQLAHQLLALSRADARSLDAQPPQRVDLKDLCEALLETFLDPATGKGLDLGLDVQPVHVTGHGWLLRELLSNLVDNAIKYTPAGGIVTIRCGMRQGRTGPPRVYLEVEDDGPGVPEAERARVMQRFYRVPGTVGEGTGLGLAIADEIARVHRASLTLGTGPQGHGLLVAVVFPL; from the coding sequence ATGACCTCCGACCTGCGCAACCGGCTGCTGCTTTTGCTGGTGCTGCCCTTGTGCCTGCTCGCGCTCGCGGGCGTGTGGCTGGACTACCGCTCGGCCGATGAGGCCGCCGGACGGCATGACCAGCGCCTGCTGCGGCTGCTTCCGGCGCTGGCCGATTCGGTACTGGCACCCGCGATCCGTGACAACGAGCCGCCCCTGCTGCTGCTGGCGCCGCCGGTCGAGGACTTCCTGCGCCAGAACGCCGGGTTTGCCGGGTACAGCGTGCGCGACGCCTCCGGCCGCCTGCTGCTGGGGGACGACTGGGTGCACAGCGCCGTGCCGACCACGCAGGCCCCCGAATTCCACAGCGTCGAATTTGGCGGCGTGACCTACCGGGTGGCCGTGCAGCGCGGCCGCACGGGGGCCGGCGAGCTGGTGGTGGCGCTGGCCGACGGGTCGGACCCGCGCCAGCAGTGGGCGCAGCAGCTTCTGCTGCGCGTGCTGCTGCCCAACCTGGTGCTCGTGGCCGCCGCCGCGCTGGCCATCCACTGGGCCGTGGGGCGTGCATTCAAGCCGCTGGTGGATCTGGCCGAAGCGGTGGAGCACCGCTCGCCGCGCGATCTCAGCCCCATCGACGAGGCCTCGTCGCCCGCCGAGGTGCGCCCGCTCGTGCATTCGCTCAACCGGCTGTTCGCGTTGGTCAATGCGCAGGCGGAAGGGCAGCGCCGCTTCGTGGCCGACGCGGCGCACCAGCTGCGCACCCCGCTGGCGGGCCTGCAGGCGCAGGTCGAGGCCTGGGCGATGATGGCCAAGGCCGCCGGCCCGCGGGTATCGCTGCCGGATTTTGATCGACAAATGCCGCTGGCGCAGGATGGTCAAGCGAAAGGCGCTATTGTTTTAGGAGTTGATCAGATCGAGAAGCTGCGCAATGCCACGCGCCGGACCTCGCAGCTCGCGCACCAGCTGCTGGCCCTGTCGCGCGCCGACGCGCGCAGCCTGGATGCGCAGCCGCCGCAGCGCGTGGACCTGAAGGACCTGTGCGAGGCGCTGCTCGAGACCTTTCTCGATCCGGCCACCGGCAAGGGGCTGGACCTGGGGCTCGACGTGCAGCCCGTGCATGTCACCGGCCATGGCTGGCTGCTGCGCGAATTGCTGTCCAACCTGGTGGACAACGCCATCAAGTACACGCCGGCGGGGGGCATTGTCACCATCCGCTGCGGCATGCGCCAGGGGCGCACCGGGCCACCCCGCGTGTACCTGGAGGTCGAGGACGACGGCCCGGGCGTGCCCGAGGCGGAGCGCGCCCGCGTCATGCAGCGCTTTTACCGCGTGCCTGGCACGGTGGGGGAGGGCACGGGCCTGGGGCTGGCCATCGCCGACGAGATCGCGCGCGTGCACCGCGCCTCCCTGACGCTCGGGACGGGCCCCCAGGGGCACGGGCTGCTGGTGGCTGTGGTGTTTCCGCTGTAG
- a CDS encoding DUF4442 domain-containing protein — protein sequence MTSQAPNKLQRSLMRLDEAPAFMRGFVQNIILRRAVPFTGTAGVKFVSLTPERVEVRLPNEHRVHNHIGGVHASAMNLLAETATGMVVGMNVRDDCIPLAKELSMAFKKRATGGLKAVATLTAEQRAAMQASDKGEVQVQVTVTDEAGVEPVECVFTWAWIPSSRPAKH from the coding sequence ATGACGAGCCAAGCCCCCAACAAACTCCAGCGCTCGCTGATGCGCCTGGACGAGGCACCCGCCTTCATGCGCGGCTTCGTGCAGAACATCATCCTGCGCCGGGCCGTGCCCTTCACCGGCACGGCCGGGGTGAAGTTCGTGTCGCTCACGCCCGAGCGTGTGGAAGTGCGCCTGCCCAATGAGCACCGTGTGCACAACCACATCGGCGGCGTGCACGCCTCGGCCATGAACCTGCTGGCCGAAACGGCCACCGGCATGGTGGTCGGCATGAACGTGCGCGACGACTGCATCCCGCTGGCCAAGGAGCTGTCCATGGCGTTCAAAAAGCGCGCCACCGGCGGCCTCAAGGCCGTGGCCACGCTGACCGCCGAGCAGCGCGCCGCCATGCAGGCCAGCGACAAGGGCGAGGTGCAGGTGCAAGTCACCGTGACCGACGAAGCCGGCGTGGAGCCGGTCGAATGTGTATTTACGTGGGCCTGGATTCCTTCCAGCCGCCCCGCCAAGCATTGA